The following proteins come from a genomic window of Elusimicrobiota bacterium:
- a CDS encoding rod shape-determining protein MreC: MFERHRTPILFGTYTLVSVCLLAWSADRVVQSLKHSFYYLWLPAGSPLVAQMDQWGRFGQRLARLLRADQRAAEFESRWLDGRLDTVRQKMVEEENDRLTRLLGLPRWPHYRRTTARVWAREATDWFHSVLVKPASPVGMGDAVVTVVGGRPVVLGQVREVMPDGKARVVLLTDPFSALSAHVDRTGDQGLVEGRGANRLLLNYLFSDADVRPGDEIVSSGLGGVFPSGLLIGRVLDVLEPSGGSAKRAILSPAARMGALREVLVVSPENPA; this comes from the coding sequence TTGTTTGAGCGGCACCGCACCCCGATTCTCTTCGGCACGTACACGTTGGTCTCCGTTTGCCTCCTGGCTTGGTCCGCGGACCGGGTCGTCCAATCCTTAAAGCATTCTTTTTATTATCTTTGGCTTCCGGCCGGGTCCCCCTTGGTGGCCCAAATGGACCAATGGGGTCGGTTCGGGCAACGCTTGGCCCGCCTCCTGCGGGCCGATCAACGCGCGGCGGAATTTGAATCGCGTTGGCTGGACGGCCGCCTCGACACCGTTCGACAAAAAATGGTCGAGGAAGAAAACGACCGCCTGACCCGGTTGCTCGGGTTGCCGCGGTGGCCCCATTACCGCCGGACCACGGCCCGGGTGTGGGCGCGGGAGGCGACGGATTGGTTCCACAGCGTGCTGGTGAAGCCGGCTTCCCCGGTGGGCATGGGGGACGCGGTCGTCACGGTGGTGGGGGGGCGGCCGGTGGTCCTGGGGCAGGTCCGGGAAGTCATGCCGGACGGAAAAGCCCGGGTCGTGTTGTTGACCGACCCGTTCTCGGCGTTGTCCGCCCACGTTGACCGAACGGGGGACCAGGGGTTGGTGGAGGGGCGGGGCGCCAACCGGTTGCTTTTGAACTATTTGTTTTCCGACGCGGACGTTCGCCCCGGGGACGAAATTGTCAGTTCGGGGCTGGGCGGGGTGTTTCCGTCCGGGCTCTTGATCGGGCGTGTCCTGGACGTGTTGGAACCCTCGGGGGGCAGCGCCAAACGCGCGATCCTTTCGCCGGCCGCAAGAATGGGGGCTTTGCGCGAAGTGTTGGTGGTTTCCCCGGAGAACCCGGCGTGA
- a CDS encoding DegT/DnrJ/EryC1/StrS family aminotransferase, protein MKVPLLDLAAQNKPLRAEILAAMERVMDSQMFILGPAVDAFEAAAARACGVKHAIGVSSGTDALLVALMVLGVGPGDEVVTTPYTFFATAGAIARVGAKPVFVDIDPRSFNIDAAKAAAAITPRTKAVLPVHLYGQAADMDALRSLAEARKIPLIEDAAQSIGVDLGGGLAGKQAGAAGAFGCFSFFPSKNLGAFGDAGLVTTQDDALAEKLKIFRVHGSKPKYYHKWVGGNFRIDALQAAILSVKLPHLPAWTSARRENAARYRKLFAAAGLERKGVVLPPEVRPHIYNQFVIRAPRRDALIEHLKSKDIWTEVYYPVPLHLQECFAYLGHRPGDFPESERAARETLALPIYPGLTEAQQAYVVETIAGFLI, encoded by the coding sequence ATGAAAGTGCCCTTGTTGGATTTGGCCGCGCAGAACAAACCGTTGCGCGCGGAAATTCTCGCCGCGATGGAGCGGGTGATGGACAGTCAAATGTTCATCCTCGGTCCCGCGGTGGATGCGTTCGAAGCCGCGGCCGCCCGCGCCTGCGGGGTGAAGCACGCGATCGGGGTTTCCTCGGGCACCGACGCGCTCTTGGTGGCGCTCATGGTGTTGGGGGTCGGCCCGGGCGATGAGGTCGTGACCACCCCGTACACGTTTTTCGCCACGGCGGGCGCCATCGCCCGCGTCGGGGCGAAACCGGTGTTTGTGGACATCGATCCCCGCTCCTTTAACATCGACGCGGCCAAAGCGGCCGCCGCGATCACGCCCCGGACCAAGGCCGTCCTGCCGGTGCACCTCTACGGCCAAGCCGCGGACATGGACGCCCTGCGGTCCCTGGCCGAAGCGCGGAAGATTCCCCTGATCGAGGACGCGGCGCAGTCGATCGGCGTGGACCTCGGCGGGGGCCTGGCCGGGAAACAAGCGGGCGCCGCGGGCGCCTTCGGGTGTTTCTCCTTTTTCCCCAGCAAAAACCTGGGCGCTTTCGGCGACGCGGGGCTGGTCACCACCCAGGACGACGCCCTGGCGGAAAAATTGAAGATCTTTCGGGTGCACGGCTCGAAACCCAAGTATTATCACAAGTGGGTGGGGGGGAATTTCCGGATCGACGCCCTGCAGGCGGCGATCCTTTCGGTGAAACTGCCCCATCTGCCCGCCTGGACGAGCGCCCGGCGGGAGAACGCGGCGCGTTATCGGAAGCTGTTCGCCGCGGCGGGATTGGAAAGGAAAGGCGTGGTGTTGCCGCCGGAAGTGCGGCCGCACATCTACAACCAGTTCGTGATCCGGGCCCCGCGCCGCGACGCGCTGATCGAACACCTCAAGTCGAAAGACATCTGGACGGAGGTGTACTATCCCGTGCCGCTGCACCTGCAGGAATGTTTCGCGTACTTGGGCCACCGTCCCGGGGATTTCCCCGAGTCGGAACGGGCCGCCCGGGAAACCCTGGCGTTGCCGATCTATCCCGGCTTGACGGAAGCCCAACAGGCCTACGTGGTTGAAACGATCGCGGGGTTCCTTATTTGA
- a CDS encoding Rne/Rng family ribonuclease: MKREIIANVLPEETRIAVLDNGRLAEFMIERPALGMAKLVGNIYKGRVENVLPGISSAFVNTGFEKNAYLYVTDVVSNAKERHIEKMIKRNEDIMVQVAKEAISTKGMKVTMDISLPGRYLIYMPKSDHLGVSKNIEEPEERERLRRIIDEENMAGGIIVRTEAEGADEGELRAELKYLAKLWEGIQRKYESAQSGTLIHRELGLTFQVARDLLTSDAQIFLVDDRQEYKEVKDFVTGLAPELADRVQHYTGKTPIFQAFGVDRELAHIRQQRIDLPSGGYIIIQEAESLCAIDVNTGKFIGHKSQEETVTATNLEAAEEVAKQLRLRNIGGIIVIDFIDMRRKRNQIKVVEVLEEATKYDRAKIKILPITRLGLVEMTRERRRESLLSLLSEPCADCAGSGNVLSRESMYLRVQKEIHELTQGRTEGRLKVTLAPGVGDFVRERQDRLEKIIHRKVEVDIDRTLAWEDYRIVLE, translated from the coding sequence ATGAAAAGAGAAATCATCGCGAACGTTTTGCCCGAGGAGACGCGCATCGCCGTGTTGGACAACGGCCGGCTCGCCGAATTCATGATCGAGCGGCCCGCCCTGGGCATGGCCAAGCTGGTCGGCAACATCTACAAAGGCCGGGTGGAAAACGTGCTCCCCGGCATTTCGAGCGCCTTCGTCAACACGGGGTTCGAGAAGAACGCGTACCTGTACGTGACCGACGTGGTCTCCAACGCCAAGGAGCGCCACATCGAAAAAATGATCAAACGCAACGAGGACATCATGGTCCAGGTGGCGAAGGAAGCCATCAGCACCAAGGGCATGAAAGTCACCATGGACATCTCGCTGCCGGGGCGGTACTTGATTTACATGCCGAAGAGCGACCACCTCGGCGTCTCCAAAAACATCGAGGAGCCCGAGGAGCGCGAACGGCTGCGGCGGATCATCGACGAGGAGAACATGGCGGGCGGCATCATCGTGCGCACCGAGGCCGAGGGCGCCGACGAGGGGGAGCTGCGCGCCGAGCTCAAGTACCTCGCGAAACTGTGGGAGGGCATCCAGCGGAAATACGAGAGCGCCCAGTCGGGCACCCTCATCCACCGCGAATTGGGCTTGACGTTCCAGGTCGCGCGCGACCTGCTCACCTCCGACGCGCAGATCTTTCTCGTCGACGACCGCCAAGAATACAAAGAGGTCAAGGATTTCGTCACCGGCCTGGCCCCCGAGCTGGCCGACCGGGTGCAGCATTACACGGGCAAGACGCCGATCTTCCAGGCCTTCGGCGTCGATCGCGAGCTGGCGCACATCCGCCAACAGCGCATCGACCTGCCCTCCGGCGGCTACATCATCATCCAGGAGGCGGAGTCCCTCTGCGCCATCGACGTCAACACGGGGAAATTCATCGGCCACAAATCCCAGGAAGAAACCGTCACGGCCACGAACCTGGAGGCGGCCGAGGAGGTCGCCAAGCAGTTGCGGTTGCGGAACATCGGCGGCATCATCGTCATCGACTTCATCGACATGCGGCGCAAGCGCAACCAGATCAAGGTCGTCGAAGTGCTGGAAGAGGCCACGAAGTACGACCGTGCCAAAATCAAGATCCTGCCCATCACGCGGTTGGGGCTGGTGGAAATGACGCGCGAACGCCGTCGGGAATCCCTTTTGTCGCTTTTGTCGGAGCCCTGCGCCGATTGCGCGGGTTCGGGCAACGTCCTCTCGCGGGAATCCATGTACCTGCGGGTGCAAAAGGAGATCCACGAGCTCACCCAGGGGCGGACCGAGGGGCGCCTGAAGGTGACGTTGGCCCCCGGCGTCGGGGATTTCGTCCGCGAGCGGCAGGACCGGTTGGAAAAAATCATCCACCGGAAGGTGGAAGTCGACATCGACCGCACCCTGGCCTGGGAAGACTACCGCATCGTTTTGGAATAG
- the mrdA gene encoding penicillin-binding protein 2 — MNNRENAPLSARDDRRLFVLSTLATGVFVLLALRLFFLQVVRGPEFSRRAERNSTQLLPFLAPRGLIYAQTDGKDDALLDNAPRFSLFYARGGDTVFTPEAVLAELVRRLPDQRTALQRKMAEAQRTGKMTRLLANIPRESALAIMERRAFLPGVNVLAEPQRRTRYGSLAAHLLGYVSEVDDNDLKRDRDRWRSGQFIGRGGVEKVYDDLLRGTDGGLQFVTDAAGRHIQVLGRLSSVPGADLHLTLDRRLQQVAEAGLDASPSGRGAAVVLDPRTGAVLTLASRPGFDPSESLARHVIDPRQPFFNRALQGVYPPGSVFKIITALTGLNDARWDTHRTFYCNGVYLLPITGGVREFKCWNKHHRQDFWGAVAWSCNIYFYNIGLTAGPEALASRAKAFGFGEKTGIDLPSESSGLMPDREWKKRARREGWFDGDTLNTAIGQGFVLSTPLQAAVFVAAVANGGTVWKPYLVREARATTGQTLWRGKSEIRRTVELNNATWGTLHRAMGNVVSQGSGRVIYRPDLDLGAKTGTAQNPHGEDHAWFAAYAGPKGQPAEIAVLVFVENGGHGSAAAGPIAKRIIDTAFPPGRV; from the coding sequence GTGAATAATCGCGAAAACGCGCCCCTGTCCGCGCGCGACGATCGGCGGTTGTTCGTCCTGTCCACCTTGGCGACCGGCGTTTTTGTTTTGCTGGCTCTCCGCCTTTTTTTCCTCCAGGTCGTCCGCGGGCCCGAATTTTCCCGTCGCGCGGAGCGAAACAGCACCCAACTCCTTCCGTTTTTGGCCCCGCGCGGACTCATTTACGCCCAAACCGACGGCAAAGACGACGCGCTGTTGGACAACGCCCCGCGGTTTTCCTTGTTCTACGCCCGGGGCGGGGACACGGTTTTCACCCCGGAGGCCGTTTTGGCGGAGCTGGTTCGGCGGCTTCCCGATCAACGGACCGCCCTCCAACGCAAAATGGCCGAGGCCCAGCGGACGGGAAAAATGACCCGGCTTCTGGCCAACATCCCCCGGGAATCGGCCCTGGCGATCATGGAGCGGCGCGCTTTTCTTCCCGGCGTGAACGTGTTGGCGGAGCCCCAGCGGCGAACGCGCTATGGATCGCTGGCGGCCCATCTCCTGGGTTATGTCAGCGAAGTGGATGACAACGATTTAAAAAGGGATCGCGATCGTTGGCGGTCGGGCCAGTTTATCGGGCGGGGCGGGGTGGAAAAAGTTTACGACGATTTGTTGCGCGGCACCGACGGCGGCCTGCAGTTCGTCACGGACGCCGCGGGGCGGCACATCCAGGTGTTGGGGCGTCTGTCTTCGGTGCCGGGGGCCGATTTGCACTTGACCCTCGACCGTCGACTGCAACAGGTCGCGGAAGCCGGACTGGACGCCTCGCCCTCCGGTCGGGGCGCGGCGGTGGTCCTCGATCCGCGAACCGGGGCGGTGTTGACGCTGGCCAGCCGTCCGGGTTTTGATCCCTCGGAAAGCCTGGCCCGCCATGTCATCGACCCGCGCCAACCGTTTTTCAATCGGGCCTTGCAGGGGGTCTACCCCCCGGGCTCGGTTTTCAAAATTATCACCGCTTTGACGGGCCTCAACGACGCCCGGTGGGACACCCACCGCACTTTTTATTGCAACGGGGTCTATCTTTTGCCCATCACCGGGGGCGTTCGCGAATTTAAATGCTGGAACAAACATCACCGACAGGACTTTTGGGGCGCCGTGGCGTGGTCCTGCAACATCTATTTTTACAACATCGGGTTGACGGCGGGCCCCGAGGCCCTGGCGTCCCGCGCCAAGGCGTTCGGGTTCGGCGAGAAAACCGGCATCGACCTGCCTTCCGAATCGTCGGGGCTCATGCCCGATCGCGAATGGAAGAAACGCGCGCGCCGCGAAGGATGGTTTGACGGCGACACGCTCAACACGGCCATCGGGCAAGGTTTTGTGTTGTCCACGCCGCTGCAGGCGGCGGTGTTCGTGGCCGCCGTGGCCAACGGCGGCACGGTGTGGAAACCCTACTTGGTCCGGGAGGCGCGCGCCACCACGGGCCAAACGCTTTGGCGCGGGAAATCCGAGATAAGACGGACGGTTGAACTGAACAACGCCACCTGGGGCACCCTCCACCGGGCGATGGGCAACGTCGTGTCCCAGGGGTCGGGGCGGGTGATTTATCGCCCGGACCTGGACCTGGGGGCCAAGACCGGGACCGCCCAAAACCCCCACGGCGAAGACCACGCTTGGTTCGCCGCCTACGCGGGGCCCAAAGGGCAACCCGCGGAAATCGCCGTGTTGGTCTTTGTCGAAAACGGCGGTCACGGTTCCGCGGCGGCGGGCCCCATCGCCAAGCGGATCATCGACACCGCTTTTCCCCCGGGGAGGGTTTGA
- a CDS encoding DNA-directed RNA polymerase subunit alpha → MTNLGLVLPQKLEAETAGETHGKFVAEPFERGYGQTVGHSLKRILLSSLEGAAVTAVRIKGAPHEFSSLKGVQEDVITLLLNLRQLRFRLRTAGPELLTLKKKGGEVKAKHIEATSSVEVLNPDHIIAHLDAGAELDVEIEVGRGRGFVTADRLKRDGQPVNTIPVDALFSPVTKAHYEVQNARVGQMTDYDKLVLEVWTDGSITPQDAVTRAARILKSTVGVFLPAEESVPAEAGNTAADAPEPTGKMKDLLDQSVDMIELTVRASNCLKAAKIRTINDLVSKTEEELLGFKNFGKKSLEEIQERLKEHNLSLGMLAPAAASEAKS, encoded by the coding sequence ATGACGAATCTTGGATTGGTGTTGCCGCAAAAGTTGGAGGCCGAAACGGCCGGGGAGACCCACGGCAAGTTTGTCGCCGAACCCTTTGAACGGGGGTACGGCCAAACGGTGGGGCATTCGCTCAAGCGAATCCTTCTGTCGTCCTTGGAGGGCGCGGCGGTCACCGCCGTCCGCATCAAGGGCGCCCCGCATGAATTCTCAAGCCTGAAAGGCGTTCAGGAAGACGTGATCACCCTGTTGCTGAATCTCCGCCAGCTGCGCTTCCGCCTGCGGACGGCCGGGCCGGAATTGCTCACCCTGAAGAAAAAAGGCGGCGAAGTGAAGGCCAAGCACATCGAAGCGACTTCGTCGGTGGAAGTGTTGAACCCCGACCACATCATCGCCCATTTGGACGCGGGCGCGGAATTGGACGTGGAAATCGAAGTCGGGCGGGGTCGCGGTTTCGTCACCGCCGACCGCTTGAAACGGGACGGCCAACCGGTCAACACCATCCCGGTGGACGCTTTGTTCTCGCCCGTGACCAAGGCCCACTACGAAGTTCAAAACGCCCGCGTGGGGCAGATGACCGACTACGACAAATTGGTCCTGGAAGTTTGGACCGACGGTTCGATCACCCCCCAAGACGCCGTGACCCGCGCCGCGCGCATTCTCAAAAGCACGGTCGGTGTGTTCTTGCCGGCCGAGGAGTCCGTCCCCGCCGAGGCCGGAAACACGGCGGCGGACGCTCCGGAACCGACGGGCAAAATGAAGGATTTGTTGGACCAATCGGTGGACATGATCGAACTGACGGTCCGCGCCTCCAACTGCCTCAAAGCCGCCAAGATCCGCACCATCAACGATCTGGTGTCCAAAACGGAAGAGGAACTCCTGGGCTTCAAGAATTTCGGCAAGAAGTCCCTGGAGGAAATCCAGGAGCGCTTGAAGGAGCACAACCTGTCGCTGGGCATGTTGGCGCCCGCGGCGGCGAGCGAGGCCAAGTCATGA
- the rplQ gene encoding 50S ribosomal protein L17 — MNTHAGRKLSRPTGARMALLRSLTVSLFRHEEIRTTVAKAKELSRFAEGVLARAKKNTLESRRRVTADVNDEDVRKKIYDVLVPRYQARPGGCTRIHRLGARSGDNAPVALIRLVS, encoded by the coding sequence ATGAACACCCACGCCGGACGCAAACTGTCCCGCCCCACCGGGGCGCGGATGGCGCTCCTGCGGAGCCTCACGGTGAGCTTGTTCCGCCACGAGGAGATCCGCACGACCGTCGCCAAAGCGAAGGAGTTGTCGCGGTTCGCCGAAGGCGTGTTGGCGCGGGCCAAAAAGAACACCTTGGAAAGCCGCCGCCGCGTGACCGCGGACGTGAACGACGAAGACGTGCGAAAAAAAATCTATGATGTGTTGGTCCCGCGCTACCAGGCCCGGCCCGGCGGTTGCACCCGCATCCACCGGTTGGGCGCGCGGTCCGGCGACAACGCCCCGGTGGCGTTGATCCGCCTCGTTTCTTAA
- the mreD gene encoding rod shape-determining protein MreD, translated as MNRNILFVVTTLLLVWIFQTLFVFLVPSAFPTPHWLLLATLAFGLRNSTRLAMTLGFFWGLAADAYGATAFGTQGWLLMLAGAAAGLSARELNADKLITQITVAALGTVVLFGGAMVLRGFFLQTVPMVAPGLGHLVIGVILNACAAPAVFWAQSVWISAWRAPVQGDRE; from the coding sequence GTGAATCGGAACATCCTGTTTGTCGTGACCACGTTGTTGCTGGTTTGGATTTTTCAAACCCTCTTCGTCTTTCTTGTTCCGTCGGCTTTTCCCACGCCCCATTGGTTGTTGCTGGCCACGCTGGCTTTTGGTCTTCGAAACAGCACCCGGCTCGCCATGACGCTGGGCTTCTTCTGGGGTTTGGCCGCGGACGCCTACGGCGCGACGGCGTTCGGAACCCAAGGTTGGCTTTTGATGCTCGCGGGGGCCGCGGCGGGACTCTCGGCCCGGGAACTCAACGCCGACAAATTGATCACCCAAATCACCGTGGCCGCTTTGGGCACCGTTGTCCTCTTCGGCGGCGCGATGGTTCTTCGCGGGTTCTTTTTGCAGACGGTTCCCATGGTGGCCCCGGGCCTCGGTCATCTCGTCATCGGCGTTATTCTCAACGCGTGCGCGGCCCCCGCGGTGTTTTGGGCCCAATCGGTTTGGATTTCGGCGTGGCGCGCGCCCGTGCAGGGCGATCGTGAATAA
- the rodA gene encoding rod shape-determining protein RodA yields the protein MVEIVPRFFRVNERSGAPRVLARLDWSLLAAVLTLATFGFLFIFSATAHTGGASGYLTRQGLGIFVGFLAMVLLALLPYQVFQTYSRGVYATGAVVLLVTLIFGTRLRGSRSWLDLGPVYFQPVEVVRLALAAALAAYADRRYREVRQWAGAVPLLVLAGFYFGLILLQPDLSSALVMGPMTLAVLFSAGAPLGFLVAIVACAAIALGIPLTGTYFSIVGDRWADSAVLPWLSKAFQQTRPLMFLWSGVAVGAVLFWWLLRKLRFHVTGFHLFTVLVVLAAGVGGSFVVDRALKPYQRKRLIAFVDPAVDPLGAGYNILQSEIALGSGRFVGKGYMSGSQTQLGFLPEKHTDFIFSHVGEETGFLGALFVLTVFFWVAWRAFDIAFTARDRFGRHLAVALGTFFTFSGLINIGMAMGLMPVTGVPLPFLSYGGSGLVGSFMAVGLLLSIHLRRYLL from the coding sequence GTGGTCGAGATCGTTCCCCGGTTCTTCCGCGTCAACGAGCGCTCCGGCGCGCCGCGCGTCCTCGCCCGGCTCGATTGGAGCTTGCTCGCGGCGGTTTTGACCCTGGCGACCTTCGGGTTTCTTTTTATTTTTTCGGCCACGGCGCACACCGGCGGAGCGTCCGGGTACTTGACGCGACAAGGCCTGGGGATTTTCGTGGGGTTCCTCGCCATGGTGCTCCTGGCGCTCCTGCCCTACCAGGTTTTCCAAACCTACTCCCGGGGCGTGTACGCGACGGGGGCGGTCGTGCTTTTGGTCACCTTGATTTTCGGAACGCGGTTGAGGGGGTCACGGTCCTGGCTCGATTTGGGCCCCGTTTATTTCCAGCCCGTGGAGGTCGTGCGCCTGGCTTTGGCGGCCGCGCTGGCGGCCTACGCGGACAGGCGTTACCGGGAGGTCCGCCAATGGGCGGGGGCCGTGCCCCTGTTGGTGTTGGCGGGGTTTTACTTCGGGTTGATCCTTCTCCAGCCCGATTTGTCGAGCGCCTTGGTGATGGGTCCCATGACCTTGGCGGTCCTGTTTTCCGCGGGGGCGCCCTTGGGTTTTCTGGTGGCCATCGTCGCCTGCGCGGCGATCGCGCTGGGGATCCCGCTCACGGGCACGTATTTTTCCATCGTGGGAGACCGTTGGGCCGACAGCGCGGTCCTGCCGTGGTTGTCCAAGGCGTTTCAACAAACGCGGCCCCTGATGTTCCTGTGGTCGGGCGTGGCGGTGGGGGCGGTCCTCTTTTGGTGGCTGCTCCGAAAGTTGCGGTTCCACGTGACGGGTTTCCACCTCTTCACCGTCCTCGTGGTCCTCGCGGCGGGGGTGGGGGGGTCCTTCGTGGTGGACCGGGCGCTCAAACCCTACCAGCGGAAGCGGCTCATCGCTTTTGTCGATCCCGCGGTGGATCCCTTGGGCGCGGGGTACAACATTTTACAGTCGGAAATCGCCCTGGGGTCCGGGCGTTTCGTCGGCAAGGGGTACATGTCGGGAAGCCAGACCCAGTTGGGCTTCCTGCCCGAAAAACACACGGACTTCATCTTCTCCCACGTGGGGGAAGAGACGGGTTTCCTGGGCGCGTTGTTCGTGCTCACGGTGTTCTTTTGGGTGGCGTGGCGGGCGTTCGACATCGCCTTCACCGCGCGCGACCGTTTCGGCCGGCATTTGGCCGTGGCGCTGGGCACGTTCTTCACCTTTTCGGGGCTCATCAACATCGGCATGGCCATGGGGCTCATGCCGGTGACCGGGGTGCCCCTGCCCTTCCTGTCCTACGGCGGGTCGGGTTTGGTGGGATCTTTTATGGCGGTGGGCCTGTTGTTGTCCATCCATCTTCGACGTTATCTTTTGTAA
- a CDS encoding rod shape-determining protein encodes MFSLFSNDMGIDLGTANTLVYVKGQGIVLKEPSVVAINRDTREPVAFGLEAKRMLGKTPANIIAVRPLRNGVIADFDVTQEMIKYFIRKVHNRRSLLHPRVVIGIPSGITEVERRAVKEAADQAGARFVELIEEPKAAAIGAEMPISEPSGNMIVDIGGGTTEVAVISLGGMVVSKSLDVAGDEMDEAIVQYFRRKYNLLIGETTAEDVKIKIGSAVPQVEERTMEVKGRDQVTGLPKTIAISSEEVRQALSEPLKLIVDVVKATLEETPAELSADLVDRGIVLAGGGCLLRGVPELISKETELPVTRAADPLTCVVMGCGRYLEELDNIKRSRVRPSF; translated from the coding sequence ATCTTCAGCCTCTTTTCGAACGACATGGGGATTGACCTCGGTACGGCCAACACCCTCGTCTACGTCAAGGGGCAGGGGATCGTGTTGAAAGAACCCTCCGTCGTCGCGATCAACCGGGACACCCGGGAGCCGGTCGCCTTCGGACTCGAAGCCAAGCGCATGCTCGGCAAGACCCCCGCGAACATCATCGCCGTGCGCCCCCTGCGGAACGGGGTCATCGCGGATTTCGATGTCACGCAGGAAATGATCAAATATTTCATACGGAAAGTGCACAACCGCCGCAGCTTGCTCCACCCGCGGGTGGTCATCGGAATTCCGTCCGGGATCACCGAAGTGGAGAGACGGGCCGTGAAGGAAGCCGCGGACCAGGCGGGCGCGCGATTCGTGGAGTTGATTGAGGAACCCAAGGCGGCGGCCATCGGCGCCGAAATGCCCATCTCGGAGCCTTCGGGCAACATGATTGTGGACATCGGCGGCGGCACCACGGAGGTGGCCGTGATTTCCTTGGGGGGGATGGTGGTCTCGAAGTCCTTGGATGTGGCCGGGGACGAAATGGACGAGGCCATCGTGCAATATTTTCGACGGAAGTACAATTTGCTCATCGGCGAGACGACGGCGGAGGATGTCAAGATCAAGATTGGCAGCGCCGTGCCGCAGGTCGAGGAGCGAACCATGGAGGTGAAGGGACGGGACCAAGTCACCGGTTTGCCGAAGACGATCGCGATATCGTCCGAGGAAGTCCGGCAGGCCCTTTCCGAACCTCTGAAACTCATCGTGGACGTGGTCAAGGCGACGCTGGAGGAAACCCCGGCGGAGCTGTCGGCCGACCTGGTGGATCGCGGCATCGTGCTGGCGGGGGGCGGATGCCTCCTGCGCGGCGTGCCGGAGCTCATCTCCAAAGAGACGGAGCTCCCCGTGACCCGGGCCGCCGACCCCTTGACCTGCGTCGTGATGGGTTGCGGCCGCTATCTGGAAGAGCTTGACAACATCAAGCGCTCCCGCGTCCGCCCGTCGTTTTAA